A genomic window from Betta splendens chromosome 24, fBetSpl5.4, whole genome shotgun sequence includes:
- the tmem244 gene encoding transmembrane protein 244 isoform X1: MLLDYCCRCCGFTLIKRHGTLSFKTTPSDTWVVLQNLLMCMVCFYSLYYIAVSLCIGLLRVHEINSLLAPFDYTTQPSWQNPKYLVGVISTEVTYILGGLVFAWIVEEWVWDYAITVTLLHVAMTVAVMSDFPSAEHWWIALDSQLLTSYVPSDSGFLRFRPGDDDIWRAAPGLQTLQKQLCLSS; the protein is encoded by the exons ATGTTGTTGGACTACTGCTGTCGTTGTTGTGGATTCACGCTGATAAAACGCCATGGAACCTTATCCTTCAAGACTACGCCCAGCGATACGTGG gtCGTCCTGCAAAACCTGCTGATGTGCATGGTGTGCTTCTACTCGCTCTACTACATTGCGGTCAGCCTCTGCATCGGGCTGCTCAG GGTCCATGAGATCAACAGCTTGTTGGCTCCATTTGATTACACAACGCAACCGTCATGGCAGAACCCCAAATACCTCG TTGGTGTCATTTCTACAGAGGTGACCTATATTCTGGGCGGGCTGGTGTTCGCCTGGATTGTAGAGGAGTGGGTGTGGGATTACGCCATAACTGTCACACTGCTGCACGTCGCCATGACTGTAGCAG tgATGTCGGACTTCCCTTCAGCTGAGCACTGGTGGATAGCTCTGG ACTCACAGCTGCTCACCTCCTACGTGCCTTCAGATTCAGGTTTCCTgag GTTCAGGCCTGGTGATGATGATATTTGGAGGGCAGCTCCTGGCCTACAAACTCTTCAGAAGCAACTTTGTCTATCCAGCTGA
- the tmem244 gene encoding transmembrane protein 244 isoform X3, which translates to MCMVCFYSLYYIAVSLCIGLLRVHEINSLLAPFDYTTQPSWQNPKYLVGVISTEVTYILGGLVFAWIVEEWVWDYAITVTLLHVAMTVAVMSDFPSAEHWWIALDSQLLTSYVPSDSGFLRFRPGDDDIWRAAPGLQTLQKQLCLSS; encoded by the exons ATGTGCATGGTGTGCTTCTACTCGCTCTACTACATTGCGGTCAGCCTCTGCATCGGGCTGCTCAG GGTCCATGAGATCAACAGCTTGTTGGCTCCATTTGATTACACAACGCAACCGTCATGGCAGAACCCCAAATACCTCG TTGGTGTCATTTCTACAGAGGTGACCTATATTCTGGGCGGGCTGGTGTTCGCCTGGATTGTAGAGGAGTGGGTGTGGGATTACGCCATAACTGTCACACTGCTGCACGTCGCCATGACTGTAGCAG tgATGTCGGACTTCCCTTCAGCTGAGCACTGGTGGATAGCTCTGG ACTCACAGCTGCTCACCTCCTACGTGCCTTCAGATTCAGGTTTCCTgag GTTCAGGCCTGGTGATGATGATATTTGGAGGGCAGCTCCTGGCCTACAAACTCTTCAGAAGCAACTTTGTCTATCCAGCTGA
- the fkbp6 gene encoding inactive peptidyl-prolyl cis-trans isomerase FKBP6: MGGNGLITSIRRMIHTEENNPRPFEHLRRQMDDVLGDGGILKQVVQPGDGPPIPQNASVLIHYSGFLEFSDQPFVTTTNIKYPRIMKLGRDVTLAGLELGLLTMQKGEFSRFLFNPQYAYGEMGCPPMIPAGAVVLYEVHVLDFFDSGQVDNFIAMSQEEQNTVQLSTLFEVVNTLRSFGNRCFNQSRYDSAKERYKQAMMLLRNRETQTDGERESIKTALLPFYLNLSLTELRLDSPQKALKYGNKALETDSGNTKALFRCGQAYLGLHEYESAQSCLITAQAKRPFDSDINNLLRKAALLYKDSLDKQKDLYSKMFRGWKGAQ, translated from the exons ATGGGAGGAAATGGGCTAATTACCAGTATCCGGAGGATGATACACACCGAAGAGAATAATCCC AGACCGTTTGAACACCTACGCCGTCAGATGGATGATGTGCTGGGAGACGGTGGCATCCTGAAGCAGGTGGTCCAGCCTGGAGACGGCCCGCCTATACCCCAAAACGCTTCAGTACTCA ttcacTACTCTGGTTTCCTGGAGTTTTCTGACCAACCTTTTGTAACTACAACGAACATCAAATACCCCCGAATAATGAAGTTAGGGAGAG ATGTGACACTGGCTGGACTGGAGCTGGGTCTGTTGACCATGCAGAAGGGAGAATTCTCTCGTTTCCTCTTCAACCCCCAGTATGCGTACGGAGAGATGGGCTGTCCTCCGATGATTCCCGCTGGTGCTGTGGTTCTGTACGAGGTTCACGTCCTTGACTTTTTCGACTCCGGACAAGTCGATAACTTTATTGCCATGAGTCAG gaGGAGCAGAACACTGTTCAGCTGTCCACACTTTTTGAAGTGGTCAACACCCTACGCAGCTTTGGCAACCGCTGCTTCAACCAGAGCCGTTATGACAGTGCCAAAGAACGTTATAAACAG GCAATGATGCTCCTCAGAAACAGGGAAACACAAAccgatggagagagggagagcatcAAGACAGCCCTTCTTCCTTTCTATTTAAACCTTTCTCTCACAGAACTCCGTCTGGACAGCCCCCAGAAAGCCCTTAAATATGGCAACAAAGCCTTGGAGACAGATTCAGGCAACACAAAGGCTCTTTTTCGCTGTGGACAG GCGTACCTGGGACTGCATGAGTACGAGAGCGCCCAGAGTTGCCTGATAACCGCTCAGGCAAAAAGGCCTTTTGACAGTGACATTAACAACCTACTCAGGAAGGCGGCCTT GTTGTATAAAGACAGCCTGGACAAGCAGAAAGACTTGTATTCAAAGATGTTTCGAGGTTGGAAAGGCGCCCAGTGA
- the tmem244 gene encoding transmembrane protein 244 isoform X2 — protein MLLDYCCRCCGFTLIKRHGTLSFKTTPSDTWVVLQNLLMCMVCFYSLYYIAVSLCIGLLRVHEINSLLAPFDYTTQPSWQNPKYLVGVISTEVTYILGGLVFAWIVEEWVWDYAITVTLLHVAMTVAVMSDFPSAEHWWIALGSGLVMMIFGGQLLAYKLFRSNFVYPAELQNF, from the exons ATGTTGTTGGACTACTGCTGTCGTTGTTGTGGATTCACGCTGATAAAACGCCATGGAACCTTATCCTTCAAGACTACGCCCAGCGATACGTGG gtCGTCCTGCAAAACCTGCTGATGTGCATGGTGTGCTTCTACTCGCTCTACTACATTGCGGTCAGCCTCTGCATCGGGCTGCTCAG GGTCCATGAGATCAACAGCTTGTTGGCTCCATTTGATTACACAACGCAACCGTCATGGCAGAACCCCAAATACCTCG TTGGTGTCATTTCTACAGAGGTGACCTATATTCTGGGCGGGCTGGTGTTCGCCTGGATTGTAGAGGAGTGGGTGTGGGATTACGCCATAACTGTCACACTGCTGCACGTCGCCATGACTGTAGCAG tgATGTCGGACTTCCCTTCAGCTGAGCACTGGTGGATAGCTCTGG GTTCAGGCCTGGTGATGATGATATTTGGAGGGCAGCTCCTGGCCTACAAACTCTTCAGAAGCAACTTTGTCTATCCAGCTGAACTGCAGAACTTCTAA
- the tmem200a gene encoding transmembrane protein 200A gives MTAAAGVLTGLAKLKRQDSARSQQRPGAAAASEAPPRRRKRRTDVVVVRGRLRLYSASGFFLLLGLLILAIGIGMATLGYWPHHSSGKPPTGGASKTTEGGGHNSSSAGGANETRMLISEGAAANYSAGANVHGGAKQTGGRLMRFLEQNLHSERMKMLGPFTMGIGIFIFICANAILHENRDRETKIIHMRDMYSTVIDIHRLRQKEQRQHHHRNSTYARDAADLRAFGGESAMRLASNSLLAFSSRASGGGGGSAEEEEVLLGDEEPRGRREQARLDCSFAGLLAPLYRDRSFCGLVHSDPARHQWSAGGDGERGGHHARSIVSSSISAFTLPVIKLNNCVIDEPEMEAITEEDRGDERRGERPQPLSSMESLAVPAPTVAKASKPPPGLHRSNSASSSSSHGSSVSSSSLSPAPSSTSGCWLSPGAARSDFGSNSSLHMLGGHSKSLDLERGASMLSVRPEQRKHPSWPRLDRGGAKGYMRLEDREEQGERAPDAAPAAAALRRDFSKREKLLMISRSHNNLSFEHDEFSSSALKRGSSETRF, from the exons ATGACTGCGGCGGCCGGCGTGCTAACAGGCTTAGCTAAGCTAAAGCGCCAGGACTCGGCCCGCTCTCAGCAACGGCccggggcggcggcggcctctGAGGCGCCTCCCAG ACGCAGGAAGCGGCGCACTGATGTGGTGGTGGTACGAGGTCGCCTCCGCCTCTACTCCGCCTCCGGGTTCTTCCTTCTCCTGGGCCTGCTCATCTTGGCGATAGGCATCGGTATGGCCACGCTGGGGTACTGGCCGCACCACTCCTCAGGCAAACCGCCCACTGGGGGAGCCTCTAAGACCACGGAGGGCGGAGGTCACAACTCGTCCTCCGCGGGGGGCGCTAACGAGACTAGGATGCTGATCAGCGAGGGGGCCGCGGCCAACTACAGCGCGGGCGCTAATGTGCACG GCGGGGCCAAGCAGACGGGCGGGCGTCTGATGCGCTTCCTGGAACAGAACCTGCACTCGGAGCGGATGAAGATGCTCGGGCCCTTCACCATGGGCATCGggatcttcatcttcatctgcgCCAACGCCATACTGCATGAAAACAGGGACCGGGAGACGAAG ATAATCCACATGAGGGACATGTACTCCACAGTCATCGACATCCATCGGCTCAGGCAgaaggagcagcggcagcaccaTCACCGCAACAGCACCTACGCGAGAGACGCCGCGGACCTGAGGGCCTTCGGGGGCGAGAGCGCCATGCGACTGGCCAGCAACTCGCTCCTGGCGTTCTCCTCCCGGGCGtccggagggggagggggctccgcggaggaggaggaggtgctgctgggGGACGAGGAGCCCCGCGGGCGCAGGGAGCAGGCCAGGCTGGACTGCAGCTTCGCGGGGCTGCTGGCGCCGCTCTACAGGGACCGCTCCTTCTGCGGCCTGGTCCACTCGGACCCGGCGCGGCACCAGTGGTCGGCGGGCGGCGACGGGGAGAGGGGGGGCCACCACGCCCGCTccatcgtctcctcctccatctcggcGTTCACGCTGCCCGTTATAAAGCTCAACAACTGCGTGATCGACGAGCCGGAGATGGAGGCCATCAccgaggaggacagaggggacgAGCGGCGCGGCGAGAGGCCGCAGCCTCTGAGCTCCATGGAGTCTCTGGCCGTCCCCGCGCCGACCGTCGCCAAGGCCTCGAAACCGCCGCCGGGCCTCCACCGGAGCaactcggcctcctcctcctcctcgcacggctcgtccgtctcctcctcctccctctcccccgccCCCTCGTCCACCTCCGGCTGCTGGCTCTCGCCGGGCGCGGCGCGGAGCGACTTCGGCTCCAACTCCTCGCTCCACATGCTCGGCGGCCACTCCAAGTCGCTGGACCTGGAGCGCGGCGCCAGCATGCTCAGCGTGCGCCCCGAGCAGCGGAAGCACCCCAGCTGGCCGCGCCTGGACCGCGGCGGCGCCAAGGGCTACATGCGGCTGGAGGACCGGGAGGAGCAGGGCGAGCGGGCGCCGGACGCggccccggcggcggcggcgttgaGGCGCGACTTCAGCAAGCGCGAGAAGCTGCTCATGATATCCAGGTCGCACAACAACCTGAGCTTCGAGCACGACGAGTTCAGCAGCAGCGCGCTGAAGAGAGGCAGCTCCGAGACTCGGTTCTGA